One genomic region from Biomphalaria glabrata chromosome 7, xgBioGlab47.1, whole genome shotgun sequence encodes:
- the LOC106072116 gene encoding acanthoscurrin-1-like produces MNKIILAILSLAVLSMYVEAGGIPIGGYGLGGYGLGGGFGGGLGFGGGLGWGLGGGYGLGGGLGGFGGLGGLGYGIGSGFGGGFGGGFGGGFGGGLGYGLGLGYGGLGGYGGYGRGYY; encoded by the exons ATGAACAAAATCATCCTCGCTATCCTTTCCCTGGCCGTGCTTTCCATGTATGTTGAAGCCGGCGGAATTCCCATTGGAGGATATGGACTTGGTGGTTATGGACTCGGAGGCGGATTCGGCGGAGGACTTGGATTCGGTGGCGGTCTGGGTTGGGGTCTAGGAGGTGGCTATGGACTTGGTGGTGGTCTCGGTGGATTTGGTGGACTAGGCGGCCTTGGATATGGAATTGGAAGTGGATTCGGTGGTGGCTTTGGAGGTGGCTTTGGAGGTGGATTCGGCGGAGGACTTGGATATGGTCTAGGTTTAGGTTACGGCGGTCTTGGCGGCTATGGAGGATACG GAAGAGGATATTATTAA